From the Cydia pomonella isolate Wapato2018A chromosome 23, ilCydPomo1, whole genome shotgun sequence genome, one window contains:
- the LOC133530526 gene encoding uncharacterized protein LOC133530526 isoform X2 → MTSRTCCIPKCESHRKHARLYEMSTRNDRRKKWIMAILSNCPDINTKELEKLKSSKWLYVCHKHFERKFFNRTMRLRNGCFPTLFTEREIATGVPKVDPKTIIQEATRISTIDHMYYTIKKIHIDHTYSKKNEDEDAWMDHVFFPTKSGKAHTLFEPKIKRGEVHSDHSYALRNLPTDTANADGAASTDVQSALQEDEPAFEEDNDQMESDSRLPKDEVMIDYIIEHPVSPGRDIFETIEPEDKKKDTIFSWEKTELLETDDPEDEPVLVPETKIPEDLPTLSLFCDEPEKPPVEIALSKPEAAVVPMDVVYRCVDCAVVVDGFTFWCVQCLCGVLCGTCAEISPHNIHYVLRAPKGATLSQTQPVLLVIREQLQKENLLTLYGTDVDCVKVEVKLEPEEPLSVCEDPLACAPRAAAPGRRHAEPGPEDADSHSEAGQSSVEDVEPRPAVQISLEGAEPHSEAVQFYLDGVEPHPEAVQFYLEAVERGSDAVLLQVETTSPGTEELHHEAAGPDNEARELQHDVRAEKRVNMETVSHHHPLKRHRLMTIRPGDKLNPTSPKVSDVQHQALKRIPPTIISQTVLRLPDAPSNRTGPKIQPRDPRKSETLSKCTPTELVVPQNVHKGPNILRRSKTNKVEIRKSTLLKRDMPKSSSLMTQQINPRGFPLQVSQNIKGFSGLKVTSGPRRYENSDDGDVEFLDEEILDTNYSDNEIDRLRKENQNEYRIDEEFVGDIESELGNDDLEDSRIDRLDKENRDGNISDESEKDDEESDKNSSKDKESEIDDDDLDEDFRIDEQDRTDEDSMDEKNSAEGVCRRTRHATNATVRNQRKRVQKLTSEAVVRLQRLTSLDIRNWTNRSKSRRKD, encoded by the exons ATGACTTCTAGAACATGCTGCATACCAAAGTGTGAAAGTCACAGAAAGCATGCCCGGCTTTACGAAATGTCTACAAGAAATGATCGCCGCAAAAAGTGGATAATGGCGATTCTGTCAAACTGTCCTGACATTAATACTAAGGAATTGGAAAAGCTAAAATCTAGTAAATGGCTATACGTCTGCCACAAGCATTTTGAAAGGAAATTTTTCAACAGAACAATGCGACTTAGAAATGGCTGTTTCCCGACGTTATTCACAGAGAGAGAAATAGCGACAGGAGTACCAAAGGTTGACCCTAAAACCA TCATCCAGGAGGCTACCCGAATTTCAACAATTGATCACATGTATTATACTATTAAGAAAATCCATATTGACCATACCTACTCAAAGAAAAATGAGGATGAAGACGCTTGGATGGATCATGTATTCTTTCCAACCAAATCAG GTAAGGCCCATACACTGTTCGAACCAAAGATAAAAAGGGGTGAGGTCCACTCTGACCATTCATATGCATTAA GAAACTTACCCACTGATACTGCTAATGCCGATGGCGCTGCTTCAACCG ACGTGCAGTCTGCATTGCAAGAAGACGAACCAGCATTTGAAGAGGACAATGACCAGATGGAGAGTGATTCAAGATTGCCAAAGGACGAAGTCATGATAGATTACATAATTGAGCACCCGGTCTCGCCTGGACGCG ATATTTTCGAAACTATTGAACCTGAAGATAAAAAGAAAGACACAATTTTCTCGTGGGAGAAAACGGAGTTGTTAGAAACAG ATGACCCTGAAGACGAGCCAGTGCTGGTGCCCGAAACGAAGATACCCGAAGACCTCCCGACGCTGTCCTTATTCTGCGACGAGCCTGAAAAACCACCTGTCGAAATAGCGCTCAGTAAACCAGAAGCAG CAGTTGTTCCCATGGATGTCGTATACCGGTGTGTGGACTGTGCAGTGGTCGTTGATGG GTTCACGTTTTGGTGCGTGCAGTGCTTGTGCGGCGTGCTGTGCGGCACGTGCGCGGAGATATCGCCACACAACATACATTATGTGCTGCGCGCGCCAAAGGGCGCCACACTT agTCAAACGCAGCCAGTTTTATTAGTCATACGAGAACAGTTGCAGAAGGAAAACTTACTTACTCTGTATGGAACTGATGTTGATTG TGTGAAGGTGGAAGTGAAACTGGAGCCGGAGGAGCCTCTGTCTGTGTGTGAGGACCCGCTGGcctgcgcgccgcgcgccgccgcgccggggCGGCGTCACGCGGAGCCCGGACCCGAGGACGCCGACTCCCACTCCGAGGCCGGCCAGTCCTCTGTCGAGGACGTAGAGCCCCGACCCGCAGTACAGATCTCTCTCGAGGGCGCGGAACCCCACTCCGAGGCCGTGCAATTCTATCTCGATGGCGTAGAACCCCACCCCGAGGCCGTGCAGTTCTATCTCGAGGCCGTAGAGCGAGGCTCTGATGCCGTGTTGCTTCAAGTCGAAACCACGAGTCCCGGCACCGAGGAGCTTCATCATGAGGCCGCGGGTCCCGATAATGAAGCCAGGGAGCTCCAACACGACGTCAGAGCCGAAAAG CGTGTCAACATGGAAACAGTCAGTCATCACCATCCTTTGAAGCGACATCGGCTAATGACAATCCGACCAGGCGACAAACTAAACCCCACCAGCCCAAAAGTTAGCGATGTCCAACACCAAGCCCTTAAAAGAATTCCACCGACCATAATATCACAAACTGTCCTAAGACTTCCAGATGCACCTAGCAATCGTACAGGGCCAAAAATTCAACCTAGGGATCCCAGAAAGTCAGAAACTCTTTCAAAGTGCACACCTACGGAACTTGTGGTGCCACAAAATGTACATAAAGGACCTAATATTCTCAGAAgatcaaaaacaaataaagtcGAAATCAGAAAATCAACCCTCCTAAAGCGTGACATGCCCAAAAGTTCATCTCTTATGACCCAACAAATCAATCCCAGAGGGTTTCCACTCCAAGTATCACAAAACATAAAGGGTTTTTCTGGACTAAAAGTTACTTCAGGACCCCGGCGCTACGAAAATTCAGATGATGGCGATGTAGAGTTTTTGGATGAAGAAATATTGGACACAAACTATAGTGACAACGAAATAGATAGATTACGTAAAGAAAACCAGAATGAATATAGAATAGACGAAGAATTTGTTGGAGATATAGAAAGTGAATTAGGCAACGATGATTTGGAAGATAGTAGAATAGATAGATTAGATAAAGAAAATCGGGATGGCAATATATCAGATGAAAGTGAAAAAGATGATGAAGAATCAGATAAAAATTCTAGTAAAGACAAAGAAAGTGAAATAGACGACGATGATTTAGATGAAGATTTTAGAATAGATGAACAAGACCGAACAGACGAAGATTCCATGGATGAGAAAAATAGCGCTGAGGGAGTTTGCAGGAGAACAAGACATGCAACAAATGCGACTGTGAGAAATCAAAGAAAAAGAGTCCAAAAGCTGACATCAGAAG CCGTGGTGCGGCTGCAGCGCCTTACCTCATTAGATATAAGAAACTGGACGAATCGCAGTAAATCGCGAAGGAAAGACTGA
- the LOC133530526 gene encoding uncharacterized protein LOC133530526 isoform X6, translated as MTSRTCCIPKCESHRKHARLYEMSTRNDRRKKWIMAILSNCPDINTKELEKLKSSKWLYVCHKHFERKFFNRTMRLRNGCFPTLFTEREIATGVPKVDPKTIIQEATRISTIDHMYYTIKKIHIDHTYSKKNEDEDAWMDHVFFPTKSGNLPTDTANADGAASTDVQSALQEDEPAFEEDNDQMESDSRLPKDEVMIDYIIEHPVSPGRDIFETIEPEDKKKDTIFSWEKTELLETDDPEDEPVLVPETKIPEDLPTLSLFCDEPEKPPVEIALSKPEAAVVPMDVVYRCVDCAVVVDGFTFWCVQCLCGVLCGTCAEISPHNIHYVLRAPKGATLSQTQPVLLVIREQLQKENLLTLYGTDVDCVKVEVKLEPEEPLSVCEDPLACAPRAAAPGRRHAEPGPEDADSHSEAGQSSVEDVEPRPAVQISLEGAEPHSEAVQFYLDGVEPHPEAVQFYLEAVERGSDAVLLQVETTSPGTEELHHEAAGPDNEARELQHDVRAEKRVNMETVSHHHPLKRHRLMTIRPGDKLNPTSPKVSDVQHQALKRIPPTIISQTVLRLPDAPSNRTGPKIQPRDPRKSETLSKCTPTELVVPQNVHKGPNILRRSKTNKVEIRKSTLLKRDMPKSSSLMTQQINPRGFPLQVSQNIKGFSGLKVTSGPRRYENSDDGDVEFLDEEILDTNYSDNEIDRLRKENQNEYRIDEEFVGDIESELGNDDLEDSRIDRLDKENRDGNISDESEKDDEESDKNSSKDKESEIDDDDLDEDFRIDEQDRTDEDSMDEKNSAEGVCRRTRHATNATVRNQRKRVQKLTSEAVVRLQRLTSLDIRNWTNRSKSRRKD; from the exons ATGACTTCTAGAACATGCTGCATACCAAAGTGTGAAAGTCACAGAAAGCATGCCCGGCTTTACGAAATGTCTACAAGAAATGATCGCCGCAAAAAGTGGATAATGGCGATTCTGTCAAACTGTCCTGACATTAATACTAAGGAATTGGAAAAGCTAAAATCTAGTAAATGGCTATACGTCTGCCACAAGCATTTTGAAAGGAAATTTTTCAACAGAACAATGCGACTTAGAAATGGCTGTTTCCCGACGTTATTCACAGAGAGAGAAATAGCGACAGGAGTACCAAAGGTTGACCCTAAAACCA TCATCCAGGAGGCTACCCGAATTTCAACAATTGATCACATGTATTATACTATTAAGAAAATCCATATTGACCATACCTACTCAAAGAAAAATGAGGATGAAGACGCTTGGATGGATCATGTATTCTTTCCAACCAAATCAG GAAACTTACCCACTGATACTGCTAATGCCGATGGCGCTGCTTCAACCG ACGTGCAGTCTGCATTGCAAGAAGACGAACCAGCATTTGAAGAGGACAATGACCAGATGGAGAGTGATTCAAGATTGCCAAAGGACGAAGTCATGATAGATTACATAATTGAGCACCCGGTCTCGCCTGGACGCG ATATTTTCGAAACTATTGAACCTGAAGATAAAAAGAAAGACACAATTTTCTCGTGGGAGAAAACGGAGTTGTTAGAAACAG ATGACCCTGAAGACGAGCCAGTGCTGGTGCCCGAAACGAAGATACCCGAAGACCTCCCGACGCTGTCCTTATTCTGCGACGAGCCTGAAAAACCACCTGTCGAAATAGCGCTCAGTAAACCAGAAGCAG CAGTTGTTCCCATGGATGTCGTATACCGGTGTGTGGACTGTGCAGTGGTCGTTGATGG GTTCACGTTTTGGTGCGTGCAGTGCTTGTGCGGCGTGCTGTGCGGCACGTGCGCGGAGATATCGCCACACAACATACATTATGTGCTGCGCGCGCCAAAGGGCGCCACACTT agTCAAACGCAGCCAGTTTTATTAGTCATACGAGAACAGTTGCAGAAGGAAAACTTACTTACTCTGTATGGAACTGATGTTGATTG TGTGAAGGTGGAAGTGAAACTGGAGCCGGAGGAGCCTCTGTCTGTGTGTGAGGACCCGCTGGcctgcgcgccgcgcgccgccgcgccggggCGGCGTCACGCGGAGCCCGGACCCGAGGACGCCGACTCCCACTCCGAGGCCGGCCAGTCCTCTGTCGAGGACGTAGAGCCCCGACCCGCAGTACAGATCTCTCTCGAGGGCGCGGAACCCCACTCCGAGGCCGTGCAATTCTATCTCGATGGCGTAGAACCCCACCCCGAGGCCGTGCAGTTCTATCTCGAGGCCGTAGAGCGAGGCTCTGATGCCGTGTTGCTTCAAGTCGAAACCACGAGTCCCGGCACCGAGGAGCTTCATCATGAGGCCGCGGGTCCCGATAATGAAGCCAGGGAGCTCCAACACGACGTCAGAGCCGAAAAG CGTGTCAACATGGAAACAGTCAGTCATCACCATCCTTTGAAGCGACATCGGCTAATGACAATCCGACCAGGCGACAAACTAAACCCCACCAGCCCAAAAGTTAGCGATGTCCAACACCAAGCCCTTAAAAGAATTCCACCGACCATAATATCACAAACTGTCCTAAGACTTCCAGATGCACCTAGCAATCGTACAGGGCCAAAAATTCAACCTAGGGATCCCAGAAAGTCAGAAACTCTTTCAAAGTGCACACCTACGGAACTTGTGGTGCCACAAAATGTACATAAAGGACCTAATATTCTCAGAAgatcaaaaacaaataaagtcGAAATCAGAAAATCAACCCTCCTAAAGCGTGACATGCCCAAAAGTTCATCTCTTATGACCCAACAAATCAATCCCAGAGGGTTTCCACTCCAAGTATCACAAAACATAAAGGGTTTTTCTGGACTAAAAGTTACTTCAGGACCCCGGCGCTACGAAAATTCAGATGATGGCGATGTAGAGTTTTTGGATGAAGAAATATTGGACACAAACTATAGTGACAACGAAATAGATAGATTACGTAAAGAAAACCAGAATGAATATAGAATAGACGAAGAATTTGTTGGAGATATAGAAAGTGAATTAGGCAACGATGATTTGGAAGATAGTAGAATAGATAGATTAGATAAAGAAAATCGGGATGGCAATATATCAGATGAAAGTGAAAAAGATGATGAAGAATCAGATAAAAATTCTAGTAAAGACAAAGAAAGTGAAATAGACGACGATGATTTAGATGAAGATTTTAGAATAGATGAACAAGACCGAACAGACGAAGATTCCATGGATGAGAAAAATAGCGCTGAGGGAGTTTGCAGGAGAACAAGACATGCAACAAATGCGACTGTGAGAAATCAAAGAAAAAGAGTCCAAAAGCTGACATCAGAAG CCGTGGTGCGGCTGCAGCGCCTTACCTCATTAGATATAAGAAACTGGACGAATCGCAGTAAATCGCGAAGGAAAGACTGA
- the LOC133530526 gene encoding uncharacterized protein LOC133530526 isoform X4 has product MRLKCCVGGCNATNDTHRLFAFPKKDFLRNLWMSFLVPTNSLLLGLSKEQLLRKRVCEKHFDKHQFDRLGKRIRFSYPCLFTNDEITHGEPLVADGTVRNALSDHNYFKVQNDEEDTLIILEKTLVIGRPGEDFHEHPSCSYSQVEPSVSDNKGNLPTDTANADGAASTDVQSALQEDEPAFEEDNDQMESDSRLPKDEVMIDYIIEHPVSPGRDIFETIEPEDKKKDTIFSWEKTELLETDDPEDEPVLVPETKIPEDLPTLSLFCDEPEKPPVEIALSKPEAAVVPMDVVYRCVDCAVVVDGFTFWCVQCLCGVLCGTCAEISPHNIHYVLRAPKGATLSQTQPVLLVIREQLQKENLLTLYGTDVDCVKVEVKLEPEEPLSVCEDPLACAPRAAAPGRRHAEPGPEDADSHSEAGQSSVEDVEPRPAVQISLEGAEPHSEAVQFYLDGVEPHPEAVQFYLEAVERGSDAVLLQVETTSPGTEELHHEAAGPDNEARELQHDVRAEKRVNMETVSHHHPLKRHRLMTIRPGDKLNPTSPKVSDVQHQALKRIPPTIISQTVLRLPDAPSNRTGPKIQPRDPRKSETLSKCTPTELVVPQNVHKGPNILRRSKTNKVEIRKSTLLKRDMPKSSSLMTQQINPRGFPLQVSQNIKGFSGLKVTSGPRRYENSDDGDVEFLDEEILDTNYSDNEIDRLRKENQNEYRIDEEFVGDIESELGNDDLEDSRIDRLDKENRDGNISDESEKDDEESDKNSSKDKESEIDDDDLDEDFRIDEQDRTDEDSMDEKNSAEGVCRRTRHATNATVRNQRKRVQKLTSEAVVRLQRLTSLDIRNWTNRSKSRRKD; this is encoded by the exons ATGAGACTAAAGTGTTGTGTTGGTGGTTGCAATGCAACAAATGACACCCATCGACTTTTTGCATTTCCTAAGAAGGATTTTCTCAGGAATTTGTGGATGTCTTTCCTTGTGCCTACGAATTCTCTTCTTCTCGGTCTGTCAAAAGAGCAACTGCTCAGGAAACGTGTGTGTGAAAAACATTTCGACAAACATCAGTTTGACAGATTAGGCAAAAGAATTCGATTTTCGTATCCATGCCTATTTACAAATGACGAAATTACTCACGGTGAACCTCTTGTAGCAGATGGAACTG TGCGAAATGCTCTGAGCGACCACAATTATTTTAAAGTCCAAAATGATGAGGAAGACACATTGATCATATTGGAAAAAACATTGGTCATTGGAAGGCCAG GCGAAGACTTCCATGAACATCCGTCATGCTCATATTCTCAAGTTGAGCCCTCTGTCTCAGATAATAAAG GAAACTTACCCACTGATACTGCTAATGCCGATGGCGCTGCTTCAACCG ACGTGCAGTCTGCATTGCAAGAAGACGAACCAGCATTTGAAGAGGACAATGACCAGATGGAGAGTGATTCAAGATTGCCAAAGGACGAAGTCATGATAGATTACATAATTGAGCACCCGGTCTCGCCTGGACGCG ATATTTTCGAAACTATTGAACCTGAAGATAAAAAGAAAGACACAATTTTCTCGTGGGAGAAAACGGAGTTGTTAGAAACAG ATGACCCTGAAGACGAGCCAGTGCTGGTGCCCGAAACGAAGATACCCGAAGACCTCCCGACGCTGTCCTTATTCTGCGACGAGCCTGAAAAACCACCTGTCGAAATAGCGCTCAGTAAACCAGAAGCAG CAGTTGTTCCCATGGATGTCGTATACCGGTGTGTGGACTGTGCAGTGGTCGTTGATGG GTTCACGTTTTGGTGCGTGCAGTGCTTGTGCGGCGTGCTGTGCGGCACGTGCGCGGAGATATCGCCACACAACATACATTATGTGCTGCGCGCGCCAAAGGGCGCCACACTT agTCAAACGCAGCCAGTTTTATTAGTCATACGAGAACAGTTGCAGAAGGAAAACTTACTTACTCTGTATGGAACTGATGTTGATTG TGTGAAGGTGGAAGTGAAACTGGAGCCGGAGGAGCCTCTGTCTGTGTGTGAGGACCCGCTGGcctgcgcgccgcgcgccgccgcgccggggCGGCGTCACGCGGAGCCCGGACCCGAGGACGCCGACTCCCACTCCGAGGCCGGCCAGTCCTCTGTCGAGGACGTAGAGCCCCGACCCGCAGTACAGATCTCTCTCGAGGGCGCGGAACCCCACTCCGAGGCCGTGCAATTCTATCTCGATGGCGTAGAACCCCACCCCGAGGCCGTGCAGTTCTATCTCGAGGCCGTAGAGCGAGGCTCTGATGCCGTGTTGCTTCAAGTCGAAACCACGAGTCCCGGCACCGAGGAGCTTCATCATGAGGCCGCGGGTCCCGATAATGAAGCCAGGGAGCTCCAACACGACGTCAGAGCCGAAAAG CGTGTCAACATGGAAACAGTCAGTCATCACCATCCTTTGAAGCGACATCGGCTAATGACAATCCGACCAGGCGACAAACTAAACCCCACCAGCCCAAAAGTTAGCGATGTCCAACACCAAGCCCTTAAAAGAATTCCACCGACCATAATATCACAAACTGTCCTAAGACTTCCAGATGCACCTAGCAATCGTACAGGGCCAAAAATTCAACCTAGGGATCCCAGAAAGTCAGAAACTCTTTCAAAGTGCACACCTACGGAACTTGTGGTGCCACAAAATGTACATAAAGGACCTAATATTCTCAGAAgatcaaaaacaaataaagtcGAAATCAGAAAATCAACCCTCCTAAAGCGTGACATGCCCAAAAGTTCATCTCTTATGACCCAACAAATCAATCCCAGAGGGTTTCCACTCCAAGTATCACAAAACATAAAGGGTTTTTCTGGACTAAAAGTTACTTCAGGACCCCGGCGCTACGAAAATTCAGATGATGGCGATGTAGAGTTTTTGGATGAAGAAATATTGGACACAAACTATAGTGACAACGAAATAGATAGATTACGTAAAGAAAACCAGAATGAATATAGAATAGACGAAGAATTTGTTGGAGATATAGAAAGTGAATTAGGCAACGATGATTTGGAAGATAGTAGAATAGATAGATTAGATAAAGAAAATCGGGATGGCAATATATCAGATGAAAGTGAAAAAGATGATGAAGAATCAGATAAAAATTCTAGTAAAGACAAAGAAAGTGAAATAGACGACGATGATTTAGATGAAGATTTTAGAATAGATGAACAAGACCGAACAGACGAAGATTCCATGGATGAGAAAAATAGCGCTGAGGGAGTTTGCAGGAGAACAAGACATGCAACAAATGCGACTGTGAGAAATCAAAGAAAAAGAGTCCAAAAGCTGACATCAGAAG CCGTGGTGCGGCTGCAGCGCCTTACCTCATTAGATATAAGAAACTGGACGAATCGCAGTAAATCGCGAAGGAAAGACTGA